The following are encoded in a window of bacterium genomic DNA:
- a CDS encoding SDR family oxidoreductase, producing MKILVTGASGFLGEHLAEYLSTKQGLDVFTLDRAPLSSRSMNRKRNWTLPILNTNSSTEEIYLALSKHLHAHRFEGIIHCAANSRLNECENNPMAAYHANVQYSQAIIQYAGESNTYLCGISTDLVFDGNTIPPTGGFTEEQKPNPISVYAKTKFKMEKDIAHLEKFGMILRTSLLYGFPKGRNGGPLQWILTSLRDNRTIPAFFDEWRTPLYVSDMVEIIWKCLTEKHSGILHCSGSSRYSREEFTREVIKAAGGDQCLLSACSRKNLPSPPCRPEDVSLSNRKLVHSLKFTPSDLQDGLRKTFLKHEVASGC from the coding sequence ATGAAAATTCTTGTCACCGGGGCTTCTGGATTCCTTGGAGAGCATCTCGCTGAATATCTGTCTACCAAACAGGGACTTGATGTATTTACCTTGGATCGGGCTCCTCTTTCTTCACGGAGTATGAACAGAAAGAGAAATTGGACATTACCAATTTTGAATACCAACAGCTCGACTGAAGAAATCTATTTAGCACTATCCAAACATCTCCACGCTCATCGCTTTGAGGGAATCATTCACTGTGCCGCTAATTCTCGCCTGAATGAGTGTGAAAATAACCCAATGGCTGCATATCATGCCAACGTCCAATACTCACAAGCCATAATACAATATGCAGGGGAGAGTAATACCTATCTGTGCGGTATTTCGACGGACCTTGTTTTCGATGGGAATACGATACCTCCAACTGGAGGCTTTACTGAGGAGCAAAAACCAAATCCGATTTCGGTCTATGCAAAAACAAAATTCAAGATGGAAAAAGATATCGCTCATCTCGAGAAATTCGGAATGATTCTTAGAACGAGTCTTCTCTATGGTTTCCCAAAGGGAAGAAACGGCGGGCCATTGCAGTGGATACTCACATCACTCCGTGATAACAGGACGATTCCCGCTTTTTTTGATGAGTGGCGAACTCCGCTATATGTATCCGATATGGTGGAAATTATCTGGAAATGTCTTACAGAAAAGCACTCGGGAATACTACACTGCTCTGGAAGCTCTCGTTATTCGCGAGAAGAGTTTACAAGAGAAGTCATTAAGGCCGCAGGTGGTGATCAGTGCCTACTCTCGGCATGCTCGCGAAAGAACCTTCCCTCGCCTCCGTGCCGGCCAGAGGACGTCTCTCTTTCAAATAGAAAACTCGTGCATAGCCTTAAATTTACGCCTTCTGACCTACAAGATGGACTTCGTAAAACTTTCTTAAAACACGAAGTGGCCTCAGGTTGCTGA
- a CDS encoding polymer-forming cytoskeletal protein, with amino-acid sequence MRILKEMDQSFEVSGHLNSLAVHCSTGRSKEIASLTEVQYLKREGVKVAWWKKENEQTTSTPESKSERSITRNSKTELSSEPQASDGRNSDELETKYGTVRSALGVGTVIQGKLSFDTPVRIDGSLVGEIFSSSVLIVGPEGSVSADINVETLIILGSVSGEIKARKRLEVFSSGEVVGNISTPSLVVEDGAYFDGVCAMTSSPSLEDSGKDPKTLAPKMKTPKNSAPANTTDKGLSEQETLIPIAKQTSDRTQSSASVQLHAPKITESTGDKENPKKEASRKTKMENAVH; translated from the coding sequence ATGAGAATTCTCAAAGAGATGGACCAGTCATTCGAAGTTTCTGGTCATTTGAATAGCTTAGCAGTACACTGCTCGACAGGGCGGTCTAAAGAAATTGCGAGCCTAACGGAAGTTCAATACCTGAAAAGAGAAGGGGTAAAAGTGGCCTGGTGGAAAAAAGAAAATGAGCAGACAACGTCTACTCCCGAGTCCAAGTCTGAAAGAAGCATCACGAGAAATTCAAAAACAGAGCTTTCTTCGGAACCGCAAGCGTCGGATGGACGAAATTCAGATGAGCTTGAGACAAAATATGGCACGGTGCGCTCTGCTCTAGGAGTAGGGACGGTCATCCAGGGAAAGTTAAGCTTTGATACTCCAGTTCGAATTGATGGGAGTCTTGTCGGTGAGATTTTTTCTTCAAGTGTTCTTATTGTAGGCCCAGAAGGGAGCGTTTCAGCGGATATTAATGTTGAGACACTCATTATACTGGGATCTGTTTCAGGTGAAATAAAAGCTCGAAAGCGTCTAGAAGTATTTTCCTCTGGCGAAGTTGTGGGAAATATCTCAACGCCATCTCTTGTGGTAGAAGACGGAGCCTATTTTGATGGAGTCTGCGCTATGACCTCATCCCCTTCATTAGAAGATTCAGGGAAAGACCCAAAAACTTTAGCTCCCAAAATGAAGACCCCCAAAAATAGTGCGCCAGCTAACACCACAGATAAAGGGTTGAGCGAACAAGAAACTCTTATCCCAATAGCAAAGCAAACTTCTGACAGAACACAGAGTTCTGCGAGTGTACAGTTACATGCTCCAAAGATCACCGAGTCAACAGGGGATAAGGAAAACCCAAAGAAAGAAGCTTCTCGAAAGACGAAAATGGAGAACGCCGTTCACTAA
- a CDS encoding 50S ribosomal protein L19 gives MAASALVKELEQGYLKKELPRFRAGDTLKVHARIVEGNKERIQVFEGVVIKRSKSDQHANASFTVRKLSYNVGVERTFLLHSPRIEKIEVVRLGAVRRSRLFYLRPLRGKAARIKTKLFGQRGDVAAVAPAGVDAPVGDVETAPAAAE, from the coding sequence ATGGCAGCAAGTGCATTAGTTAAAGAATTAGAGCAGGGATATCTCAAGAAGGAGCTCCCTCGTTTTCGCGCTGGTGATACCCTGAAGGTTCATGCGCGAATCGTAGAGGGAAACAAAGAGAGGATACAGGTATTCGAAGGAGTGGTCATCAAGCGCTCGAAGAGCGATCAACACGCGAATGCCTCTTTTACCGTTAGAAAGCTTTCGTACAACGTAGGAGTGGAGAGAACATTTCTTCTGCACAGCCCTCGAATCGAGAAGATTGAAGTGGTACGGCTCGGAGCAGTTCGTCGGTCAAGACTATTTTATCTCAGACCTCTTCGAGGGAAAGCTGCGAGAATTAAAACGAAACTCTTTGGTCAGCGTGGTGATGTGGCAGCAGTGGCTCCCGCTGGTGTTGATGCACCCGTTGGAGATGTCGAGACGGCTCCAGCCGCTGCTGAGTAA
- the mreC gene encoding rod shape-determining protein MreC produces the protein MTPFTLPYQERRSILVKQSRTLLFVTAYFFLSLFLTAVSVRNPETAQVGSILFQSVATPVERTVIRIWDNVESVWDGYLWLVGTRRENQLLLTEVSRLESEVVRLRELSQESMALREILELRKQTGFGGVVASVIGADPSGWIQSVTIDRGKVDGIKVDMPAVLGGAVVGQVRAVSSSASNVLVITDRSSGVGALIQRSRARGIVVGSGGNECFMEYVQNTEDVAIGDTVVTSGLDGIYPKGLEIGTVIEIQSPPGEMFQRIRIAPSVNHERLETLFILTSYN, from the coding sequence ATGACACCCTTTACATTACCGTACCAAGAGAGGAGAAGTATTCTGGTTAAGCAAAGTCGTACACTGCTATTCGTTACTGCCTATTTTTTCCTGTCTCTCTTTCTGACAGCTGTTAGTGTACGCAATCCAGAAACCGCACAGGTGGGATCGATACTTTTCCAGAGTGTCGCTACGCCCGTGGAAAGAACCGTGATTCGTATCTGGGATAATGTCGAGAGTGTTTGGGATGGCTATCTTTGGCTGGTCGGCACAAGAAGAGAAAACCAACTCCTCCTCACAGAAGTTTCACGACTGGAATCTGAAGTAGTCCGCCTTAGAGAGCTCTCCCAAGAATCCATGGCGCTCAGAGAGATTCTTGAACTCCGTAAGCAAACTGGTTTTGGAGGAGTCGTAGCATCGGTAATCGGAGCAGACCCCTCTGGGTGGATACAAAGTGTTACCATCGATAGAGGTAAGGTTGATGGAATTAAAGTGGATATGCCAGCAGTTCTAGGAGGAGCAGTTGTAGGGCAAGTTCGAGCAGTGTCATCCTCTGCGTCTAATGTTCTTGTGATTACGGATCGCTCCAGTGGGGTCGGTGCTCTTATTCAACGGTCAAGAGCTCGAGGAATCGTGGTTGGTTCTGGAGGAAACGAATGTTTCATGGAGTACGTTCAGAATACAGAGGACGTTGCGATAGGAGATACGGTTGTAACATCTGGTCTTGATGGCATCTATCCAAAAGGACTTGAAATAGGGACGGTTATTGAAATTCAAAGTCCACCCGGTGAAATGTTCCAAAGAATTAGAATCGCCCCTAGTGTTAATCATGAACGCTTAGAGACGCTTTTTATCCTTACCAGTTATAATTAG
- the mreD gene encoding rod shape-determining protein MreD: MNHIRLVLTAICMSVIALVIESVLLPIGLPVELVPEIVLIFVMYISFFQTNAFGAFLAFLCGLLVDMSSGHLLGPWAGAYVLAFGLVAIISDRVFVESRTSLSVIAGVLTLLTHIAYLLISMDPFSHILDASVLLIGKAITTAFVAPLFFPLIRRMLGFSLGEKGKIRKMRRTISP, from the coding sequence ATGAATCATATCCGTTTGGTTCTAACAGCAATTTGTATGAGCGTGATTGCCCTTGTTATTGAGTCAGTCTTACTGCCAATCGGATTACCAGTAGAGCTTGTCCCCGAAATTGTTCTTATTTTTGTCATGTACATTAGCTTTTTTCAAACGAATGCATTCGGAGCATTTCTGGCCTTTTTATGTGGGCTGCTTGTTGACATGAGTTCTGGTCATCTTTTGGGACCGTGGGCGGGTGCTTATGTGCTTGCCTTTGGCTTAGTCGCGATTATCTCAGATAGAGTCTTTGTTGAATCTCGGACTTCCCTTTCCGTAATTGCCGGAGTGCTGACTCTGCTGACCCATATAGCCTATTTGCTCATCTCAATGGACCCTTTCTCACATATATTAGATGCCAGTGTGCTTCTCATTGGAAAAGCAATTACTACCGCTTTTGTCGCTCCACTCTTTTTCCCTCTCATTAGAAGAATGTTAGGATTTTCCTTGGGAGAAAAAGGCAAAATAAGAAAAATGAGACGCACGATCTCACCGTAA